A single window of Ornithorhynchus anatinus isolate Pmale09 chromosome 3, mOrnAna1.pri.v4, whole genome shotgun sequence DNA harbors:
- the LOC100084268 gene encoding fatty acid desaturase 2-like protein FADS2B has translation MRKGEEEVKANGRWELNGKWELNGKGELKETQRINGQYQGTRKQESGSRREGNGRPLSNGVPVANGKPVANGTETRQAANGRQEANGKPLSKFSWQEVQKHNTPTDRWLVINRKVYDITSWAERHPGGNRVISHYAGEDATDVFWAMHIDQNLVQKYLKPLLIGQLSPEEPSFEKHKNAQLVEDFRALRKTAEDMKLFDAHPLFFSLHLSQILLLEALAWLIVLIYGNGWIHTLLISFILTISQAQSSFLQHDIGHLSIFKKSGWNHLFHKFVMGHLKGMSPNWWNHRHFQHHAKPNIYPKDPDIDMGPLFLLGEAQPIKYGKKKIKYIDYEKQHLYFYLVGLPLLMPGYFNIQSMQVMYLRKDWVDIVWAISFYIRYFITFSPYYGIIGTILLIFFVKLLESPWIAYVTQMSHIPMKMSYETNQDWLSTQVIATCNIQQSFFNDWFTGHLNFQIEHHLFPTMPRHNYHKIAPLVKSLCSKYGFSYVNKPLLTAFADIARSFKKSGYLWAQAYYQT, from the exons atgaggaaaggggaagaagaagtcaAGGCAAATGGAAGATGGGAACTAAATGGGAAGTGGGAGCTAAACGGGAAGGGGGAGctaaaagagacacagagaataaacGGTCAATATCAAGGAACTAGAAAACAGGAATCTGGCAGCCGACGTGAAGGAAACGGCAGACCACTGTCCAACGGTGTTCCCGTGGCAAATGGCAAGCCCGTGGCTAATGGGACAGAGACACGGCAAGCGGCAAATGGGAGACAAGAAGCGAATGGTAAGCCTCTCTCAAAGTTCAGCTGGCAGGAGGTCCAGAAGCACAACACGCCAACGGACCGGTGGCTGGTGATAAATCGGAAGGTCTACGACATCACCAGCTGGGCGGAGAGACATCCAGGCGGCAACCGTGTTATCAGCCATTACGCTGGGGAAGACGCCACG GATGTTTTCTGGGCCATGCACATTGACCAAAATCTTGTGCAGAAGTACCTTAAGCCGCTGCTGATTGGACAGCTGTCTCCAGAAGAACCCAGCTTTGAAAAACACAAGAAC GCCCAGTTGGTAGAAGACTTTCGGGCCTTGAGAAAAACAGCAGAGGACATGAAATTATTTGATGCCCATCCCTTATTCTTCTCTCTTCACCTGAGCCAGATCCTGCTTTTGGAAGCTTTGGCTTGGTTAATAGTGTTAATCTATGGCAACGGTTGGATTCACACTTTGCTCATTTCGTTTATTCTCACCATCTCCCAG GCTCAAAGTTCATTTTTGCAGCACGATATTGGACATCTCTCTATATTTAAGAAATCCGGGTGGAATCACCTCTTCCATAAATTCGTGATGGGCCATCTGAAA GGTATGTCACCAAACTGGTGGAATCATCGTCATTTCCAACATCACGCAAAGCCAAACATCTACCCCAAAGATCCAGATATCGACATGGGACCCCTTTTTTTGCTTGGAGAAGCCCAACCAATCAAG tACGGCAAGAAAAAAATCAAGTATATAGACTATGAGAAACAGCACCTCTATTTTTATCTGG TTGGGCTACCCTTACTCATGCCTGGATATTTCAACATACAATCCATGCAAGTCATGTACCTGCGCAAGGACTGGGTG GACATCGTCTGGGCCATCAGTTTTTACATCCGTTATTTCATCACTTTCAGCCCATACTATGGAATTATCGGCACCATCCTGCTCATCTTTTTTGTCAA GCTGTTGGAGAGTCCGTGGATTGCATACGTCACTCAGATGAGCCACATCCCGATGAAAATGAGTTACGAGACCAACCAAGACTGGCTTAGCACTCAg GTAATAGCCACCTGTAATATCCAGCAGTCTTTCTTCAATGACTGGTTCACTGGACATCTGAACTTCCAAATCGAGCATCA CCTATTTCCCACAATGCCCCGTCACAATTACCACAAGATTGCACCTCTGGTGAAGTCACTATGCAGCAAGTATGGATTCTCCTATGTGAATAAACCCTTATTAACAGCATTCGCAGACATTGCCAG GTCCTTCAAGAAATCTGGATATCTCTGGGCACAGGCCTACTATCAAACATGA